The proteins below are encoded in one region of Triticum aestivum cultivar Chinese Spring chromosome 1B, IWGSC CS RefSeq v2.1, whole genome shotgun sequence:
- the LOC123097700 gene encoding non-specific lipid-transfer protein 2-like: MAAKATLVCFMVVALAVALLGAPGAVEAATCSPTQLTPCAPAIIGNAAPSAACCGKLKAHPASCLCKYKKDPNLQRYVNSPNGKKVFAACKLRLPRC; this comes from the coding sequence ATGGCTGCCAAGGCGACCCTCGTCTGCTTCATGGTCGTGGCTCTCGCGGTGGCGCTGCTGGGAGCGCcgggcgcggtggaggcggcgacgTGCAGCCCGACGCAGCTGACCCCGTGCGCGCCGGCGATCATCGGGAACGCGGCGCCGAGCGCGGCGTGCTGCGGGAAGCTGAAGGCGCACCCGGCGAGCTGCCTGTGCAAGTACAAGAAGGACCCCAACCTGCAGCGCTACGTCAACTCCCCCAACGGCAAGAAGGTCTTCGCCGCGTGCAAGCTGCGCCTGCCAAGGTGCTGA